GACAACCCGATGCCTTCAGATTATGCCCAGCCCGTCCTCTATGGGGACGAAGGCCGTCTCAAGGACCCCTACAGGGAGATCATCAAGGATCCTCACGGATGGAAATTCTCATTCGAGGACGTGGGCGCCGATGTCTACACCCTTTACATAGATTCCAACGCCACATGGGTCACGGATGACAGCGGATGGCACCGCGGCGTCAAACGCGATTTCGCCACTGTCAAGACCTCTGCTGCATACAGCATGGTGGCGAAGAGGATCATATCCAAGGACGGCAAGAATCCCGGAGAGGTGCTGCACGGTGTACTCGACATGCTCCCTGACAGGGCGAAGCTCACGGTCGGAGAGGATGTCGTGCTCAAACTCTTCTACGAGGGCAAGCCCCTCCCTAACACCAAGGTCATATGCTACCGCGAGGGCGCAAGCGAGCTGGAGGAATACAAGACGGATTCCGAAGGAGTGCTAAGATATCCTGTGAAGGGTAAGGGGCTGCATGCGTTCATCGCAAGATACGTCGATGAGACAAAGAAGGTCAACGACGAGTTCGACGAGACCTCATACAAGATCACCCTCACTTTGGAGACGGATTGAATGCTGAAGATAATCTCCACGGGAAAGGGCGGAG
The window above is part of the Thermoplasmata archaeon genome. Proteins encoded here:
- a CDS encoding DUF4198 domain-containing protein — its product is MTYGCDPENDPEVLRSFARQAYGHEIWLDKVFREDDEICVYGLYGHKMIPDNPMPSDYAQPVLYGDEGRLKDPYREIIKDPHGWKFSFEDVGADVYTLYIDSNATWVTDDSGWHRGVKRDFATVKTSAAYSMVAKRIISKDGKNPGEVLHGVLDMLPDRAKLTVGEDVVLKLFYEGKPLPNTKVICYREGASELEEYKTDSEGVLRYPVKGKGLHAFIARYVDETKKVNDEFDETSYKITLTLETD